A stretch of Bombina bombina isolate aBomBom1 chromosome 2, aBomBom1.pri, whole genome shotgun sequence DNA encodes these proteins:
- the RPP25L gene encoding ribonuclease P protein subunit p25-like protein, which yields MENYKKVNVIEKPLPLQFSGLPSEVIEMKVKEGSKIRNLLRFAIGKMEGESMRQIVFSGSGKALSKTITCVEIMKRRLNDLHQITKVTFNLTEEIWEPIVPEVGLDTLTVKRNVPAICVLLSKDPLDSTEPGYQAPGSYDTKWLQDLKAESHGQKRRKPGVGRGGGDGRKQTRPHGQRGEAQRKT from the coding sequence ATGGAAAACTACAAGAAGGTGAACGTGATCGAGAAGCCTCTGCCCTTGCAGTTTTCTGGGCTGCCCTCAGAAGTCATTGAGATGAAGGTGAAGGAAGGCAGCAAGATCCGGAATCTGCTGCGATTTGCTATTGGCAAGATGGAGGGTGAGAGTATGCGGCAGATTGTGTTCAGCGGCTCAGGGAAGGCTCTTAGCAAAACTATCACCTGTGTGGAGATAATGAAGAGGCGGCTGAATGATCTGCACCAGATCACTAAAGTAACCTTCAATCTGACTGAGGAAATTTGGGAGCCAATTGTTCCTGAGGTTGGGTTGGACACTTTAACAGTGAAAAGAAATGTTCCAGCCATCTGCGTCCTGCTCAGCAAAGACCCTCTGGATTCTACCGAACCTGGATACCAGGCACCAGGCAGCTATGACACAAAATGGCTCCAGGACTTAAAGGCAGAATCCCATGGGCAGAAGAGGAGAAAGCCAGGTGTTGGGAGGGGAGGAGGAGATGGGCGGAAGCAGACCAGACCCCATGGCCAGCGTGGAGAGGCACAAAGGAAAACTTAA